GCGTGGATTGACGAACCCGACTGGGAAGTTAATCCACATTTTGCCAACGAAATTGAGCAATTGTTGGCAAGCCGTTTTAAAGAAATACCCCCCAAAACAGCGCAGGTCATTTTAATTTGCCGCAGCGGTAAACGCTCGCGTGAAGCCGCTAATGCCTTGCTGGATGCGGGTTTTCAACACGTCATGCACATCAACGAAGGGTTTGAAGGTGAACGGGATGAACAGCAGCATCGGAGCACATTGGGCGGCTGGCGTTTTCACGGCTTGCCGTGGGAACAGTGCTAAAGTCAGCAAATCTCTACCGTTCATGCTATTTTCATGCAAAGAATAACGCGGTTGTAATCCACGGTATTGCATACTATAAAAAGTGTGTCTAGTGACGTCATTCAAACATTTTCCGAGACAAGGAGTTTCACCTGCATGAAAACGAAATCATTAATCGTGCTACTGTTAGCCGGTATCTGGGGAGTAGGTAGCTGGTGGTGGTACACCTGCAAAGTGAAAGGCTTCTGCGGCACTGAAACCACCGCTGCGCAAGTGGCCGTAGGTGCGGCAGCAACCGGCGTTGCGGCATTGCCAAACGATGACACTACCGACACCGATAGCGACGGTATTCCCGATGCAAAAGAAAAAACCCTAGGATTGGATTCTAACAAAGAAGACAGTGACGGTGACGGCATTTCTGACTTCATCGAGTTAGCGCGCGACCCACAAGACACCGATGGCGACGGCAAAATTGACGCACTAGACGATGACGACGACGGTGACGGCGTGTTG
The DNA window shown above is from Candidatus Thiothrix sulfatifontis and carries:
- a CDS encoding rhodanese-like domain-containing protein produces the protein MTELHELSPTAAHALLQTSPHSILVDIRSAMEYLFVGHPVGSVHIAWIDEPDWEVNPHFANEIEQLLASRFKEIPPKTAQVILICRSGKRSREAANALLDAGFQHVMHINEGFEGERDEQQHRSTLGGWRFHGLPWEQC